A genomic segment from Psychrobacter arcticus 273-4 encodes:
- a CDS encoding FimV/HubP family polar landmark protein, which yields MDNMLYIIAGLVVILLVAVLVMRKNKAQKPSEQLSTNTGKIEPLSKHTASKSTPTQTAINNDKKFDHIEIAQRFMNQQRYDKAIETLNRGLKKKPNDSQLSLKLLAVYATIDESENFNKVYDAIKANNDEKSIAQADELKALLTEEQKPFAKQTILADNSQDAGFESLAFDLPVNKAESNSPVLDTDATQNIEHKNELLETATETLTAFDDNNFDDIEQAFDLSLSDLEDSSHEPVHTTDANSAPVTTLDLVDENIFTPATMIIDTDTSLSTDSDFDFELSEQSLTTTEAPTNDATDDNFDNSLNELSLEDDFFLELDSDADTNNVINNAPVTTETTYLDDDRLTLSLDNDDVSNETPNQTEIQHSIVEDNFEYFSFEDISIEDANIEDVSVDEIGIVKNASDASSIAPTTLMFDDDTVIDDDFDFDFLSESTTASTPVEIDSEHTITHIDDAIDIAPAADTGSAEDFSSRFAADFDFVKSLDSNQVTLDLAGQYVQLGEYDSAKRLLNEVIAKGNSEQQQQAQRLLDRTA from the coding sequence ATGGACAATATGCTATATATCATCGCTGGATTGGTGGTCATTTTACTCGTCGCGGTCTTGGTCATGCGCAAAAACAAAGCGCAAAAGCCATCAGAGCAGTTGAGTACAAATACTGGCAAAATCGAGCCCTTATCGAAGCATACTGCTTCTAAAAGTACGCCCACTCAAACAGCTATTAATAATGATAAAAAGTTTGATCATATTGAGATTGCTCAGCGTTTTATGAACCAACAGCGCTATGATAAAGCCATTGAAACACTCAATCGCGGTCTAAAGAAAAAACCAAATGACAGCCAGTTATCTCTCAAGCTACTTGCGGTATATGCCACGATAGATGAATCTGAGAATTTTAATAAAGTCTATGATGCTATCAAAGCAAATAATGATGAAAAAAGTATTGCACAAGCTGATGAGTTAAAAGCTTTGTTGACTGAAGAACAAAAACCCTTCGCTAAACAAACTATTCTGGCAGACAATAGCCAAGATGCTGGATTTGAAAGTTTAGCTTTTGATCTACCAGTCAATAAAGCCGAAAGCAACAGTCCAGTCCTTGATACTGATGCGACTCAAAATATTGAGCATAAAAACGAGTTATTAGAGACTGCTACTGAAACCTTAACGGCTTTTGATGATAATAATTTCGATGATATTGAGCAAGCGTTCGATCTTAGTCTGAGTGATTTAGAAGACAGCAGTCATGAACCTGTCCATACTACTGATGCTAACTCGGCACCTGTCACCACGCTTGACTTAGTAGATGAAAATATTTTTACGCCTGCAACGATGATTATAGACACCGATACTAGTCTTAGTACTGACAGCGATTTTGATTTTGAGTTGTCGGAGCAGAGTCTTACCACTACAGAGGCTCCCACCAATGACGCTACCGATGATAATTTTGATAACAGCTTAAACGAGCTATCATTAGAGGATGACTTTTTCTTAGAATTAGACAGTGATGCCGATACCAATAACGTTATCAACAATGCGCCTGTCACCACAGAGACAACTTATTTAGATGATGACCGTCTGACCTTATCTTTAGACAATGATGACGTGTCAAATGAGACGCCAAATCAAACAGAGATTCAGCACTCTATTGTTGAAGATAATTTTGAATATTTTAGTTTCGAAGACATCAGTATCGAAGACGCAAATATTGAAGATGTAAGCGTTGATGAGATAGGTATTGTAAAAAATGCGTCTGACGCTTCTAGCATTGCCCCTACTACCCTTATGTTCGATGATGATACGGTAATAGACGATGATTTCGACTTTGATTTTTTATCAGAGTCTACAACAGCGAGCACGCCAGTTGAAATTGATAGCGAACATACCATTACTCATATCGATGATGCTATTGATATAGCTCCTGCAGCTGATACTGGCAGTGCTGAAGATTTTTCATCACGGTTCGCAGCAGATTTTGATTTTGTCAAATCCTTAGATAGTAATCAAGTAACGCTAGATTTAGCAGGTCAGTATGTGCAACTTGGCGAATACGATAGTGCCAAACGCCTACTCAATGAAGTCATTGCTAAAGGCAATAGTGAACAGCAGCAGCAAGCACAACGATTGCTCGATCGCACTGCTTAA
- a CDS encoding asparaginase: protein MTNTIPAPIQLIYAGGTFGSYGRPLAPLSAEVFLPTLQQLLAEPDNALNLSPIAWLNNILIKDSSQFTPSDFVHFYQLLLSAYQKGSRRFVLITGTDTLSYLGAFLAEAFAGSDICIVVTGSMRPLLDSEELHSYKVDAQSDAWNNFTDSLKLASAGESGVKISFGGESWPAQTVQKIHSHDFMAFTGHSRAAYPANSYVKTLPDTRRQHWLNDQQDISADIAVRAEHAYVHALYCLPNTTDALNQQLRALLSQLPCGIILLGYGAGNVPYSVELAEALQLAYEKGHMVVCASQSPFGGVSDTYAAGSWQYDYQVLAGGRLTIPAIYARLLWLLLRHDSPARRRQRWLNNVQQTGTSIKKR from the coding sequence ATGACAAATACAATCCCTGCACCCATCCAGCTTATTTATGCTGGCGGCACTTTTGGCAGTTATGGTCGTCCATTAGCGCCACTATCAGCAGAGGTGTTTTTGCCAACTTTGCAGCAACTACTGGCTGAACCGGATAATGCGCTTAATCTATCGCCCATCGCTTGGCTTAATAACATCCTGATTAAAGACAGCAGTCAGTTCACGCCTAGTGATTTTGTGCATTTTTATCAGCTGCTGCTCTCCGCTTATCAAAAAGGCAGTAGACGTTTTGTGTTAATAACAGGGACGGACACGCTAAGTTATTTGGGCGCTTTTTTAGCAGAAGCCTTTGCGGGTAGCGATATTTGTATTGTCGTTACCGGTAGTATGCGTCCTCTATTAGACAGCGAGGAACTACACTCTTACAAAGTAGATGCCCAAAGTGATGCTTGGAACAACTTTACTGACTCTTTAAAACTAGCAAGTGCAGGTGAATCTGGCGTAAAAATTAGCTTCGGCGGCGAATCATGGCCAGCTCAAACGGTACAAAAAATACATAGCCATGACTTTATGGCATTTACTGGGCACTCTAGAGCGGCATATCCTGCCAATAGTTATGTCAAAACTTTGCCAGATACCCGTCGACAGCATTGGCTTAATGACCAACAAGATATCAGCGCTGATATTGCAGTTCGTGCCGAGCATGCTTACGTTCATGCTTTGTACTGCTTGCCTAATACAACCGACGCATTAAACCAACAGCTGCGCGCCTTATTATCACAGCTGCCTTGTGGCATTATTTTATTAGGCTATGGTGCTGGCAACGTCCCTTATTCAGTAGAATTAGCAGAAGCCTTGCAACTGGCTTATGAAAAAGGTCACATGGTAGTGTGCGCTAGCCAATCGCCATTTGGCGGCGTAAGTGACACCTATGCTGCTGGTAGTTGGCAATACGATTATCAAGTGCTTGCAGGTGGGCGTTTAACTATTCCGGCCATTTATGCACGCTTGCTATGGTTGTTACTGCGCCACGACAGCCCAGCCCGGCGGCGCCAACGCTGGTTAAACAATGTCCAGCAAACTGGCACAAGTATCAAAAAACGCTAA
- the truA gene encoding tRNA pseudouridine(38-40) synthase TruA, whose translation MTENNEVKRPTYTLAIAIEFLGTHYHGWQRQREVLGVQQALETAISTVANEPVEVIAAGRTDSSVHASNMIAHFVTHAYRPTHNWLRGVNSLLPDDIALRWVQPMPADFHARFAAIARRYRYITLNQTQRPAILNHQVTHIYEPLDLKAMQLAAADIVGTHDFSSYRAAACQSNQPVRHISHANLFTHGPFIVFDIQADGFLHHMVRNLMGTLYAIGRHELEPADFLNILAKKDRTIAPPTASGDGLYFINAYYPEHFQTLLPNAPLTPIWLNLPD comes from the coding sequence ATGACCGAAAACAACGAAGTAAAGCGCCCAACTTACACCTTAGCCATTGCTATTGAATTTTTGGGCACTCACTATCATGGCTGGCAACGCCAAAGAGAAGTATTGGGCGTACAACAAGCGTTAGAAACCGCTATCAGTACTGTCGCCAATGAGCCAGTAGAAGTGATTGCCGCAGGGCGCACAGACTCAAGTGTTCATGCCAGCAATATGATTGCCCATTTTGTCACTCATGCTTATCGACCCACACACAACTGGCTGCGCGGTGTGAATAGTCTTTTGCCTGATGATATTGCTTTACGCTGGGTTCAGCCGATGCCTGCTGACTTTCATGCGCGCTTTGCTGCCATTGCCCGTCGTTATCGTTATATCACTCTAAACCAAACTCAGCGTCCTGCCATCCTGAATCATCAAGTGACCCATATCTATGAGCCGCTTGACTTAAAAGCGATGCAGCTTGCAGCAGCTGATATCGTTGGTACGCATGATTTTAGTAGTTACCGTGCTGCCGCCTGTCAATCGAACCAACCTGTACGGCATATTAGCCATGCCAATCTGTTTACTCATGGTCCGTTTATTGTCTTCGATATTCAAGCCGATGGATTTTTGCACCACATGGTTCGAAATCTCATGGGAACGCTATATGCGATTGGCAGACACGAGTTAGAACCAGCTGACTTTTTGAATATTTTGGCTAAAAAAGATCGGACCATAGCGCCGCCTACTGCTTCAGGTGATGGATTGTATTTCATTAATGCCTACTATCCTGAGCATTTTCAAACATTACTGCCCAATGCCCCTTTAACCCCTATTTGGCTCAACCTTCCCGACTAG
- the infA gene encoding translation initiation factor IF-1 produces the protein MAKDEIIEFEGEVIDTLPNTLFKVRLENGHEIIAHISGKMRKHYIRILTGDKVKVEMTPYDLSKGRITYRGKN, from the coding sequence ATGGCAAAAGACGAGATTATTGAATTTGAAGGCGAAGTCATTGACACCCTTCCAAATACTTTGTTTAAAGTTCGTTTAGAAAACGGACACGAAATTATTGCGCACATCTCAGGTAAGATGCGTAAGCATTACATCCGAATTTTGACTGGTGATAAAGTTAAGGTTGAGATGACACCTTATGACTTATCTAAAGGTCGCATTACTTACCGTGGTAAAAACTAA
- the leuB gene encoding 3-isopropylmalate dehydrogenase — MATILTLAGDGIGPEIMTQAIDVLNAVNNKFALGLTLESGLIGGVAVDATGEPLPEETLQRARAADAVLLGAVGGPKWDGIERSKRPERGLLKIRSELGLFANLRVAKLYPQLVNASSIKPEIISGLDLLIVRELTGGIYFGEPRGIRTLENGEQQGYNTMVYSTSEINRIGKVAFELAQTRAQAAGTPAKVCSIDKANVLEVTELWKQTMIELQQAEYSDVALSHMYADNACMQLIKDPKQFDVMVTGNLFGDILSDEAAMLTGSIGMLPSASLDEAGKGMYEPCHGSAPDIAGQDIANPLATILSVAMMLRYTFKQEVAAQAIEQAVSDVLDDGLRTVDILDRNEAGLIQVGCQQMGQAVLAKLL; from the coding sequence ATGGCAACGATTTTAACATTAGCGGGCGATGGTATCGGCCCTGAAATCATGACTCAAGCCATTGATGTGCTGAACGCTGTCAATAATAAGTTTGCGTTAGGTTTGACCCTTGAGTCTGGATTAATCGGCGGTGTGGCAGTTGATGCAACAGGTGAACCTTTGCCAGAAGAGACGCTACAACGTGCACGTGCAGCAGATGCAGTGTTATTAGGTGCAGTTGGTGGTCCTAAGTGGGATGGTATTGAACGTAGTAAACGTCCTGAGCGCGGTTTGCTAAAGATCCGTAGCGAGCTTGGTTTATTTGCTAATCTGCGTGTAGCCAAACTTTATCCGCAGCTTGTTAATGCCTCAAGCATTAAACCTGAGATTATTTCAGGTCTAGATTTGCTTATTGTGCGTGAGCTGACCGGTGGCATTTATTTTGGTGAGCCGCGTGGTATTCGTACGCTAGAAAATGGTGAGCAGCAAGGCTATAACACGATGGTGTATAGCACCAGCGAAATTAATCGTATCGGTAAGGTTGCTTTTGAATTGGCGCAAACACGTGCGCAAGCAGCAGGAACCCCTGCCAAAGTTTGCTCTATCGACAAAGCCAATGTATTAGAAGTCACTGAGCTTTGGAAGCAGACCATGATTGAGCTACAGCAGGCAGAATATAGCGATGTGGCGTTATCGCATATGTATGCTGATAATGCCTGTATGCAGCTGATTAAAGACCCCAAGCAGTTTGATGTTATGGTCACTGGCAATTTATTCGGTGATATTTTATCTGATGAAGCAGCTATGCTGACAGGCTCTATCGGTATGCTACCATCAGCCAGCCTTGATGAAGCGGGCAAAGGCATGTATGAGCCATGTCATGGTTCAGCGCCTGATATCGCAGGACAAGATATAGCCAATCCATTGGCGACTATTTTATCGGTCGCTATGATGTTACGTTATACCTTTAAACAAGAAGTGGCAGCACAAGCGATTGAGCAAGCGGTCAGTGATGTGCTTGATGATGGCTTACGTACGGTCGATATCTTGGATCGTAATGAAGCTGGACTCATACAAGTCGGTTGTCAGCAAATGGGACAAGCGGTATTGGCAAAATTGCTCTAA
- the leuD gene encoding 3-isopropylmalate dehydratase small subunit, translating to MQAYNTQKGIVCPLDRANVDTDQIIAKQFLKSIKRTGFGVNLFDDWRYLDEGYPGQDNSTRIINPDFILNKPRYQGASILLARRNFGCGSSREHAPWALSEYGFRTVIAPSFADIFYNNCFKNGMLPIVLDEEIVDSLMKATFANEGYELTADLERQVVITPTGEEYAFEVDDFRKHCLLNGLDDIGLTLQQSDAIKDYEQKMMQKTPWIFNEVRA from the coding sequence ATGCAAGCTTATAACACCCAAAAAGGTATCGTTTGCCCACTTGATCGTGCAAACGTTGATACCGATCAGATTATTGCAAAACAGTTTTTAAAGTCTATTAAGCGTACCGGTTTTGGCGTCAATTTATTTGATGATTGGCGTTATCTCGATGAAGGGTATCCGGGTCAAGACAATAGCACACGTATTATCAATCCTGACTTTATTTTAAATAAGCCACGCTATCAAGGTGCTAGCATCTTACTGGCTCGCCGAAACTTTGGCTGTGGCTCAAGCCGTGAACACGCCCCTTGGGCACTTTCAGAGTATGGCTTTCGTACCGTTATAGCACCAAGCTTTGCTGATATTTTTTATAACAACTGTTTTAAAAATGGCATGCTACCGATTGTATTGGACGAAGAAATCGTTGATAGCTTAATGAAAGCCACATTTGCCAACGAAGGCTATGAGCTGACTGCAGACCTTGAGCGTCAGGTAGTCATCACACCCACTGGCGAAGAGTATGCGTTTGAAGTTGACGACTTTCGTAAGCATTGCTTATTAAATGGTCTAGATGATATTGGACTGACGTTGCAGCAAAGCGATGCCATTAAGGACTACGAGCAAAAAATGATGCAAAAAACGCCTTGGATATTCAATGAAGTGAGAGCGTAG
- the leuC gene encoding 3-isopropylmalate dehydratase large subunit — MAGQTLYDKLWNAHEVTKRDDGSSLIYIDRHLLHEVTSPQAFEGLELANRAPWRLSANIASPDHNVPTVTKERSEGVAGIKDKVSRLQVLTLDNNCAKFDIAEFTINDARQGILHVVGPEQGLVLPGMTVVCGDSHTATHGALGCLAHGIGTSEVEHVLATQCLIQKKSKNMQIRVTGELGVGVTSKDVVLAIIAKIGTAGGTGHAIEFAGQVFEDMSMEGRMTVCNMAIEAGARVGMVAVDDTTINYVKGRPYAPNESQWQQAEAYWRTFYSDDDAVFDSVVEIDGSQIAPQVSWGTSPEMVVDVTQSVPTLDQAIDEAQEEGWLRAYTYMGLEAGQKITDIQLDRIFIGSCTNSRIEDLRDAAAVIKGRKVADNIKEAIVVAGSGQVKLQAEAEGLDALFTDAGFEWREPGCSMCLAMNADKLEPQEHCASTSNRNFEGRQGNGGRTHLVSPAMAAAAALAGHFVDVRTF, encoded by the coding sequence ATGGCCGGTCAAACGTTATATGACAAACTTTGGAATGCTCACGAAGTCACCAAGCGTGATGATGGTTCGAGCCTGATTTACATCGACCGTCATTTGCTACACGAAGTGACAAGCCCACAAGCATTTGAAGGTTTAGAGCTGGCGAATAGAGCGCCGTGGCGTCTATCTGCTAATATTGCAAGTCCTGACCACAATGTACCTACAGTCACTAAAGAGCGCTCAGAAGGCGTGGCAGGTATTAAGGATAAGGTCTCGCGTTTACAAGTATTGACGTTAGATAATAACTGTGCCAAATTTGATATAGCTGAATTTACGATTAATGATGCGCGTCAAGGTATCTTGCATGTCGTCGGTCCTGAGCAAGGCTTGGTGTTGCCTGGTATGACCGTTGTTTGCGGTGATTCACATACCGCCACTCATGGCGCACTTGGCTGCTTAGCGCATGGTATCGGCACCTCTGAGGTTGAGCATGTATTGGCAACCCAGTGTTTGATTCAGAAAAAATCAAAAAATATGCAAATCCGTGTCACGGGTGAGCTTGGCGTTGGCGTGACTTCAAAAGACGTCGTACTGGCTATCATTGCAAAAATTGGTACCGCTGGTGGGACAGGGCATGCTATTGAATTTGCAGGTCAAGTCTTTGAAGATATGAGCATGGAAGGTCGCATGACCGTCTGTAATATGGCGATTGAAGCAGGCGCGCGCGTTGGTATGGTTGCGGTCGATGATACGACTATTAACTATGTCAAAGGTCGTCCTTATGCACCGAACGAGTCGCAATGGCAGCAAGCAGAAGCTTACTGGCGTACTTTTTATTCAGATGATGACGCTGTATTTGATAGCGTGGTTGAGATTGATGGCAGTCAAATTGCGCCGCAAGTCTCTTGGGGTACGTCGCCTGAAATGGTGGTTGATGTCACACAGTCTGTTCCAACACTGGATCAAGCCATTGATGAGGCACAAGAAGAAGGTTGGTTGCGTGCTTATACTTATATGGGTTTGGAAGCGGGTCAAAAAATTACCGATATCCAGCTGGACCGTATCTTTATTGGCTCTTGTACCAACTCGCGTATCGAAGATTTACGTGATGCTGCCGCCGTGATTAAAGGTCGTAAAGTTGCTGATAATATCAAAGAAGCGATCGTCGTTGCTGGCTCTGGACAAGTGAAGTTGCAGGCGGAAGCAGAAGGCTTAGATGCTTTGTTTACGGATGCAGGTTTTGAATGGCGTGAGCCTGGCTGCTCGATGTGCCTTGCGATGAATGCTGATAAGCTTGAGCCACAAGAGCATTGCGCTTCGACCTCTAACCGTAACTTTGAAGGTCGTCAAGGTAATGGTGGTCGTACGCATTTGGTCAGTCCAGCTATGGCAGCGGCAGCAGCATTGGCAGGTCACTTTGTGGATGTGCGAACCTTTTAG
- a CDS encoding LysR family transcriptional regulator yields the protein MNTTNLTTFVTVMNTGSISGAAEKLFITQPAVSKRIKNLEDEFNITLFDTVGRGIVPTQAASEMLPHAKRWLEDYENFKINLQHSKHIVSGKLVIGTSHHIGLHHLAPVLKHFIQAYPAVQLEVHFVDSETAHKAVLDGDLSLAFLTLPPVYDKRLTYHTLWSDPLYFMTGTLSPLASKSNVTLEQLARYPAILPSANTFTSQITLAEFAKHNLKPYATMSTNPLESIRMLVSVGLGWSVLPQTMISQDLECIDMADNIELQRHLGVVINPKLTQSSSVTALLDLLAPIE from the coding sequence ATGAATACCACAAATTTGACGACATTCGTGACCGTAATGAATACAGGCAGTATTTCGGGTGCAGCAGAAAAACTGTTTATCACTCAGCCTGCAGTCAGTAAACGCATCAAAAACCTAGAAGATGAGTTCAACATCACTTTATTTGATACAGTGGGTCGCGGTATTGTTCCAACCCAAGCCGCCAGTGAGATGTTACCTCATGCCAAACGCTGGCTTGAAGACTACGAAAACTTTAAAATCAACTTACAACACTCTAAGCATATTGTATCGGGCAAGCTGGTCATTGGCACCAGTCACCATATAGGGTTACACCATCTTGCCCCTGTGCTTAAGCATTTTATTCAAGCCTATCCTGCCGTACAGTTAGAGGTGCATTTCGTCGATTCAGAGACAGCACACAAAGCAGTACTCGATGGCGACTTGTCTTTAGCCTTTTTGACGCTGCCGCCTGTTTATGACAAGCGTCTGACCTATCATACCCTATGGTCGGATCCACTTTACTTTATGACTGGCACCTTATCGCCTTTGGCCAGCAAGTCGAATGTGACGCTAGAGCAATTGGCACGCTACCCTGCTATCTTGCCATCTGCCAACACCTTTACCAGTCAGATTACCTTGGCTGAATTTGCCAAGCACAACCTAAAGCCTTATGCCACCATGAGTACCAACCCGCTTGAATCTATTCGGATGCTGGTTTCTGTTGGGCTTGGTTGGTCAGTATTGCCGCAAACGATGATTAGTCAAGATTTAGAGTGTATTGATATGGCAGACAATATCGAATTGCAGCGTCATTTGGGTGTGGTAATTAATCCAAAACTGACCCAATCAAGCAGCGTCACTGCGCTATTAGATTTGCTGGCACCAATTGAGTAG
- the putP gene encoding sodium/proline symporter PutP — protein sequence MNGVSSGVLISLGAYFLVMIGIGVYAYFKQANDTEGYMLGGRSLGPAVTALSAGASDMSGWLLLGLPGYMYADGVVSIWIALGLTLGAFLNYLIVAPRLRVYTEIADNAITLPDYFANRFEDKSHMLRVISAVVIILFFTVYTAASLVGGGKLFESSLNLSYSTGLWVTAGVVVAYTLFGGFLAVSMTDFVQGIIMLFAMVIVPVVAFTDLGGISATTEAVRNIDPSLLNVTSGMTILGIVSLMAWGLGYFGQPHIIVRFMAIRSVKDIPTARNIGMSWMIVSLIGALMTGFAGRAYVQKTAMTLDDPETIFLVFTQFLFTPLVSGFLLAAILAAIMSTISSQLLVVSSSLTKDVYKLFFDKDAPEARQVMVGRLSVIVVAIVAILLASNPESSVLSLVSNAWAGFGAAFGPLVIFSLIWRGMNRNGAVAGMVVGALTVILWIYGPFQMNGMALNSWLYAIVPGFVLSTIAIFAVSIMTGGPKASVSAKFKEMEMNLDQ from the coding sequence ATGAACGGAGTTTCTAGTGGCGTGCTAATATCACTTGGCGCCTATTTCTTAGTGATGATTGGGATTGGGGTTTACGCTTATTTTAAGCAAGCCAATGATACTGAAGGCTATATGCTTGGCGGTCGTAGCCTCGGTCCTGCAGTAACTGCTTTATCCGCTGGTGCGTCAGATATGTCCGGTTGGTTACTACTTGGTTTACCGGGCTATATGTATGCCGATGGAGTCGTGAGCATATGGATTGCGCTCGGTTTGACATTGGGTGCATTTTTAAACTATCTAATCGTGGCACCGCGCTTACGTGTTTATACTGAGATTGCAGACAACGCCATCACATTACCTGACTACTTTGCGAACCGCTTTGAAGACAAATCACACATGCTGCGTGTTATCTCAGCAGTGGTCATTATTTTATTCTTTACCGTCTATACCGCAGCCAGCTTAGTTGGTGGTGGTAAACTTTTTGAAAGCTCACTCAACCTCTCTTATAGCACGGGTCTATGGGTGACTGCTGGTGTGGTCGTCGCCTATACACTATTTGGTGGTTTTTTAGCCGTGTCAATGACTGACTTTGTACAGGGCATCATCATGCTGTTTGCGATGGTCATCGTACCTGTCGTCGCCTTTACAGACTTAGGTGGCATTTCAGCCACAACTGAGGCGGTCAGAAATATCGATCCAAGCCTACTCAATGTTACCAGTGGCATGACGATCCTTGGCATTGTCTCGTTAATGGCTTGGGGTTTGGGATACTTTGGTCAGCCACATATTATCGTGCGCTTTATGGCTATTCGTTCAGTTAAAGATATACCAACAGCACGTAACATTGGTATGAGTTGGATGATTGTTAGTTTAATTGGTGCATTGATGACTGGTTTTGCGGGTCGTGCTTATGTACAAAAAACAGCGATGACTTTAGATGATCCTGAAACTATCTTCTTAGTATTTACACAGTTTTTATTCACACCACTGGTTTCAGGTTTCTTGTTAGCCGCTATTTTAGCCGCGATTATGAGTACGATATCATCACAGCTATTGGTCGTATCAAGCTCATTAACTAAAGATGTATATAAGCTGTTTTTTGATAAAGATGCACCAGAAGCACGTCAAGTCATGGTGGGTCGTCTTTCAGTTATCGTGGTCGCAATAGTTGCCATTTTGCTGGCTTCTAATCCTGAAAGCTCTGTATTAAGTTTGGTCTCTAACGCTTGGGCAGGATTTGGTGCAGCCTTTGGACCGTTGGTTATTTTCAGTCTTATCTGGCGCGGTATGAATCGAAACGGTGCAGTTGCTGGCATGGTCGTTGGTGCATTAACTGTCATCTTATGGATTTATGGTCCTTTCCAGATGAATGGTATGGCGCTGAATAGCTGGTTATATGCAATCGTTCCGGGCTTTGTCTTAAGTACTATCGCCATCTTTGCTGTTAGTATCATGACGGGTGGTCCAAAAGCGTCCGTCTCAGCGAAGTTTAAAGAGATGGAAATGAACTTAGACCAATAA
- a CDS encoding OmpP1/FadL family transporter, which produces MRATFHLKTLSVAVAALSVASLASAAGLDRSGQDITAFLQDGTYAEAVYTYIDADVSGYDNADTPPLGTANREYVRGDNTGDISESYDFFRYGVKADINDTFSVGVLYDEPFGAAAKYSGNNDFVDEKGEGTNVEVRTNSITAIVGAKLGATKNFQVYGGPVAQRIQADVKLRGEAYSVANGYDAHVNPDQDYGYIAGVAYSKPEIALKAALTYRSEIEHKADIYEDYPAIGPFLRTMQNSEIEITTPKSVNFDFQTGVNPTTLATAKVRWVPWSDFAITPPLYNTRAKQLAGRDLSLVEYDKDQWQVELGLAKRLAPALAVSGTVGWDSGAGDPTTSLGPVDGYYSVGLGAKYNLTENWAVSAGGKYLWFGDAKGQIPTGQIVSDFQDNDGYVAGVKISYQAK; this is translated from the coding sequence ATGCGCGCAACCTTTCATTTAAAGACTCTTTCGGTAGCTGTCGCTGCTCTTTCTGTTGCTAGCCTCGCTAGTGCCGCCGGTCTTGATCGCTCTGGTCAAGATATTACAGCATTCTTACAAGATGGCACCTACGCTGAAGCGGTCTATACCTATATCGATGCAGACGTTAGTGGCTATGATAATGCGGATACACCTCCACTTGGCACAGCTAATAGAGAATATGTGCGTGGTGACAACACAGGTGATATTTCTGAGTCTTATGATTTCTTCCGTTACGGTGTAAAAGCAGACATTAATGATACTTTTAGTGTCGGTGTTTTATATGATGAGCCGTTCGGTGCAGCAGCCAAATATAGTGGTAATAATGATTTTGTAGATGAAAAAGGCGAAGGTACTAACGTAGAAGTTCGCACTAACAGTATTACCGCTATCGTTGGTGCGAAGTTGGGTGCCACTAAAAACTTCCAGGTATACGGTGGTCCAGTAGCACAGCGTATTCAAGCGGATGTAAAACTGCGTGGTGAAGCTTACAGTGTTGCTAATGGCTATGACGCGCATGTGAACCCTGATCAAGATTATGGTTATATTGCTGGCGTTGCTTATAGCAAGCCTGAAATTGCACTAAAAGCAGCTTTAACCTATCGCTCTGAGATTGAGCACAAAGCAGATATATATGAGGATTATCCAGCAATAGGTCCTTTCCTTCGTACCATGCAAAATAGTGAGATTGAGATTACTACTCCTAAGTCAGTAAATTTTGATTTCCAAACGGGTGTTAATCCTACCACTTTAGCAACAGCTAAAGTACGTTGGGTACCATGGAGTGACTTTGCAATCACCCCACCGCTATATAATACGAGGGCTAAGCAGCTAGCTGGTCGTGATCTGAGTCTGGTCGAGTATGATAAAGACCAATGGCAAGTAGAGCTTGGTCTTGCTAAGCGATTAGCACCAGCCTTAGCGGTTAGTGGTACAGTTGGTTGGGACAGTGGTGCAGGTGACCCAACGACATCACTCGGTCCTGTCGATGGCTACTACAGTGTTGGTCTAGGTGCTAAATATAATCTTACAGAGAACTGGGCAGTATCAGCCGGTGGTAAATACCTATGGTTCGGTGATGCTAAAGGTCAAATCCCAACAGGTCAGATCGTTAGTGATTTCCAAGACAATGATGGCTATGTCGCTGGTGTAAAAATATCTTATCAAGCTAAATAA